The following is a genomic window from Crocinitomicaceae bacterium.
TATTCAGGAAAAATTTTGATCTCAATTTGATAGAAACATATTCATTTCTTAACGCCCAACCCCTTTGGCAATTTAGTGTTGCAGATTTGGGTTCATACTACGACACATTCCAACGAGAAGAAAAACCATACCAGGTTTCAAAGTTTCTGGGAATCTGCAATAATGAATTGTTGGTTGCTATGCAAGAGCATAAAATTCTAGCCTTGGATATTGCTAGTGGAAAACTAAATCGTTCATGGAACTCAATCGAAAATTTACATTTTGATGACGCTGTGAAAGACCTCATACCAAGGTCAAGTAGCTTTATTTTGACCAATAACAAATTGATCGGTGCCTTGCATAAATTTTATTTTGAAATAGACTTGGAGACAGGTATCTCAAAATTTTCTGATCTGAAGGCTGTTCTTGACAAGCATGGAATTCTTTCCATTTATCCGGTTTGGGACAACCCGTTGGATGGAGATCATTTTTATTTAACAGCAAAAATGAAAGATCAGGATAAAGGACCTGAATGGTCGTTTGATTGTCTTCTAGCTCTGAATATTGTGAGCAAAGAAATCGATTGGATGCATTCATTTGATCAGGCTGCGATTGGCGTCAACCGGCCTCGATACGCCAACGATAAGCTTTATCAATTGGATAATAAACATACCTTGCATATCTTCCAGAAAGTCTAAATTGCTATTTTAGTGAAGGGCTGAGTCTTCGCTCCAGCCCAAATTCTTTCGCATGTTGGAATGGTTTAGAAAGCATACCCTAATCATCAGCAACCAAAAGCACCTACTACCGTAAACTTCAATATACTTTGGCTAAATTTTTTTTGCACAGAGTTTGATGTGATCTGCACTTGGTTAATTTTGCAAGAGCCAAGTCTACTAAATACGAAAAAATCAAATCCTGGTCAAACCTATACTTTACTGATCAACCAACCCCCCCGCTGGCGCGAGCGTCACGCTCGTGCCTTACGTAAGCCTTATTAGAATTTCAACTATAGAATTTATATTTGCCCCTTCAATGAGTACTAAATATCGTTTTCATAAACCTGAGGCTGCCTATTTTATAAGTTTTGCAACTGTCAACTGGGTGGATATTTTTACGAGAGAAATCTATTTTGAAATTCTGATTGACAGTATTAAATATTGTCGCAAAAACAAAGGACTTGAATTATTTTGTTACTGCATAATGCCAAATCATGTACACTTGATATTTCGTTCAAAAAATGAAGATCCAAGTGGTTTGATACGGGATTTTAAAGGTTACACATCTAGGATGTTAATCAAAACAATAAAAGAAAACCCACGTGAGAGCAGAAAAGAATATCTGCTAAAAATGTTTGAGGAAGCCGGATCAACAAAATCAAATGTTGAAAAATTTCAAGTATGGCAACATGATAATATGCCAATTGAATTATACAGCAACAAAGTCATCAAACAAAAATTTGATTACATTCATAATAACCCGGTTGAAGAGTGATTAGTGTTCAAAGCAATTGATTGGAGATACAGCAGCGCAAGAAATTATTTTGGAGATGACACTGTTGTTGAAATAGACATTTTGGGTTCAAAAATTGAAAACTGATTTAATGAAATTAGGGCTTTCGTTTTGGTCGGGCATTTGCGTGAGGCACGAGCGTGACGCTCGCGCCAGCGGGGGAGATTAGAGGCCGGCATAGATGATGCAGAAAATTTCAGGTTTGACATGTTATTTGAAGACGCTAATGGAGTCAGAATTTTTGTAGAAACAAAAAATTATGCAAGCACCACAAGCTTTAGCACCTCTTTCTATAATCAATTTAAAGCGTATATTTCGAGCCAGGAAATAACAGATATCAGTCAAATTAAATACTATTTCAGAGCAAATTCAGGCGTGTCAAAAGCAAGTCAGGTTCAGAAGTTTAAGAATATGATTAGTAACAATGCTAAGGCCATTTTTGAGTCCAATCCGAATGTTTTTACCAAAATAAAAAAAGAAAATCAAATTGATTTCATTGATGATTGGGAAGATCTTAAAATAATGATGGATAGTGAAACCATATCTCTTGATCATCAAATTTTTAGTTTTATTCAGGTCTATTAAGTTGAAGGCTAAAGTTAAATACAGAAATGTCACTTTTTTCGATGTAGCAATTGATTCTTTCATAATTGATCATAGTGACATCGCGGAGTTTCACAGTGGGAAGGTTCTTTGCACAATAATTGATTCTGCGAGTGTACTCGAAGTCAATTCAAATAGAATAATATTAGATAGTCTTAATAGGAGTAAAACAATAAATGGGTTTGAGTTCCTGCAAGACAGAATATTGAGGTTTCAGCCCCCATATCTTTTGGTATATTCTAAGTCACCTCAAAGATATGCCCTTTTAGATTGTAAAAAAAACTGCATTATTTCCGACACACATCAATTTGGCAAGTATATTTTTAATGAATACATAGTTGATGGTGTTGGTGATTCAGAATTTATCAAAGTAAGAAGTATTTTAATCAATAAAGAAATTTTAAAATTTAATTTGAGTGATTTAAATAACTGGCTTGATGGCAACATCGAAAAACCGTATCAAGTTTCAGAGTTTTGTGGAATACATGAAAACACATTGGTTTGCACATTAAACAGTGGTGCAATTTTACTTTTAGATATTCATAGCGGTGATGTGAAGCGATTCTTGCCAGATGCGAAATTCCCACGGCAACTTTACGCAAAAAAAGGCGCACCACATATTTATGTTGGACTTTTTTCACAGCGCTACATTGAGGTTGATGTTTTGAAAGGTGAAATTATCAAAGACATCAGCATTGAATCTCAGCTAAAGGCTATTAAAGGTATAAGTGAAGGTGACCGTTGCTGGTTTTCTGTTGGTTTTTCAATTTTATATGATGACAAAATCTATTTTTTAGCGGAGACTAATTTTGTAGGTGTCTTTGATCCAGCGTCTGAGAAAATTGTTGACTTTCATGAGTTTGAATTTGACAAAAGTAAAGGGCAACAATTGCGTGGAGGTAAAGAAAATTTGCAAGTGAGAGAAGGTAAAATATATTGCCTGGATACCCTTGGTAATTTGTATGAACTTCAATCAGACAAAATAGGTGCGAAAAATTTAACGTAAGTTAAAGTTGAAAGAATTGCAAACTAAAATAAATTTGCAGAGTGAATGTAATGAATTATAACCCGCGTCAGAGACGCTACCTTGGTGAGTTGAGACTGAAGGTACACACTCGACATCCGTTGGAAGTCGAGCGCGAGGGGGAGAATGGATTAAATTAAGTGATGCCAATTTTGCACCAATTATCAGACGAAATACCGGAATTTTAGAAAATATAAAACACCTTGATTGTGATTAACTCATGAAAAAACTACTCTTTTTACTATTAGTCAAAATCCATCTGATTGCTTTTAATCAGGATTGCGATCTATACGCGCTAAAAGCTGATATGGATAATCACCCGGAGTTTTCAGCGTTAATTCAAGAGAAACCTGAGTTGATTGAAGCGTGGAAACGGTATTATGATTTGGGAGAAGACGTTATCCCAGCAGGCCTTAGAACAAACGGTAACTTCCTCACGAAATTTGATGATCTATCCAAAAACAATAACCTCGGATTAGGTGCTACCGACATTGAAAACATCTTAAAAGCACCTAGTCTTAAAACTGGTTCTAACGGCTTACCTATGAAATGGGATGACCCAGAAGCTGTGCTTGATGCTATAAAAAGAACATCTGATTCAGGCACATCAGGAGTAACAATATCTCATAAGAAGTTTCCTACTCCGTCTGAAGGAAATGAATCATTTGTTTTAAAGAATGCTAAACAGTATCAGGCTGAAGCTAGTGGAGATGCAGGGTTGAGTTTTGATAAAAACGGAGTAAGTTTTGACAATGTTGCATCTGATGGGACCTTAATAGATAGAAAGTATGGACATGGTGGTTCTATTTTTAATGAGGTTGATGATGGATTAGGCGGAGCAACGATTGAGATACACAATAATTCAAGGGTGCAAAGTATTCTAGACCAAGCTCAACGCCAAGTGGATGCCGCTGGAGGTAGCCATATAAAGTGGGAAGTATCAACAGAGTTGGGAGCTAAGGGGATTAGATATGTATTTGATAATTTGACAACTTCACAATTAATTAAAAATATTGAAGTGGTGTATGTACCACAAGTAACAATCATTCCTTAAATGGCCAAAAGTATTTTTGATATTGGATGTGTTTTGGAGGGAAAGCAACTTAAGATTTCGGAAATTTCAACTACTCTCACCGAAATTCTAATTCAACTTTCGAAAGTTGATTCTGCATTTTTGAACCCTACATACGTAAAGGGAAACAACAGAAAAAAACTTCACATTCAACCTACTAACAAATCCATGAGTATTGAATACTTCAATCAATTAATTATCCAATCCTTTAAAGAAGATATCCTTAATAATGATGGTGAACCAATTCCCACAAAAGAGTATTCTAGACCATATGGATTTTTATTACTCTTGGAATTTCACTTCGAAGACAAACAACAATTTGCGGTATTCACACGACTAGGGTCAAAAGAATATCAGGATTTCAAGATTTTCAGTGTTAATAAAACAATTGAGCATAACTTTGATTGGTATGGATCTCTTTTGAAGAATTTAGTGGAGTATTTCAGCCCTTCTCAAGGGGCGGTTACAATAAATCTTCCGGCGTTTAATGATAAGTTTAAACCTTTAGAGGTTTGGCCTCCCCTAGGCTGGATAACCTATTTTTCAAATGACTATGGAGTCCAAATTCCTGATGATTTGAAAGGTATAGAATATGAATTTACGGATAAAGGAAAGTACCTAATTCTAACCAGGGAAGATTTTACAATCAGTAAAGAAGCGTTTGAAGAGCAACGAGATAAGTTGATAATGTTAATGTCTGAAATAAAGAGAAGGGTTGCCGAATATTCTAAGTAGCATTGTCTCCTCCCCATCATTCAGCACCAATTGTAAATTAGTAAATTTAACAACAATTGGATATGAAAAAGAAACGATTCTCAGAAACGCTACGAAGGTGAGTTGATACAGAAGGTACACACTCGACATCTGCTGGAAGTCTTGCGTAAGTGGGGATTCAAAATCAATTGCATTCGTGATCAATTAAAACCGAAAATCAATCAGTCGGAAGTTCTTTCTTCCAATCAAAATTGAAATTCTTCCGCTGTTGGGACTTGAGTATTCTTCTTTTGATGGATAACCAATGTACATCGTGGAATATTTGTCATCCGTTAATTTTGACAAGTCTACGGGAGTTTTCTCCTGAGTAGTTAAATCGCTACAGCTCACTTTCAGAAAATTTAAATCGGTTTCAATGACTGCATTGGATGCATAAACTGCTTGGTAATCGTAATCGCTGATTAATATGTTAAGTTTACCGTCTTTGCAGTATGAAAAACTATTTATTATAAATTTATTTGATTCGGCTTTGAAAACACGGGAGCTTACTTCTCCTGTTGTGCTGTGGTACTTAACAATTAACATGCGGCCGCCTTTTTCATTAATATTGTTTGAAACCATTAGGAAAATATTTTCACCATCCGAAGCTAAATTAAGTTCTGGCTCTTTTGACAGCGAAGTGTTCATTGCTTCATTGAAGTCATCTGTAAGTTGAAGGTCAGAAAATGGTATCAGTTTGGGCTCAGACATTGATTCACTAAAAAGAAAAATGCCATCATATTTCATATTGTTGTAATCGGATTTGTCATTTGCATAAATTCCAGCCGACCATACCGTGTTATTTAATTCTTTCAGAACATGATCAACTTGTTTTATTCCATAATCAAAACTTCTTTTGTCACTGTATCCGTTCTCAGAAATTATTGCGTACATCAGCTTGCCATCCGTATCATTATTAGCCAAAAAAATGTTATTGCCCTTATCGTCTGTGCGACCAAATTTGGTAGTCCATCCTTCGGTGACCGGATTCTCATGCAGAAATTCATTCGTTAACTTTACCGTAAGATCGGGTGAAATAGTTGCCACTTGGTGTATAGTTGTCCCTGGATTACCAAGCTTTCCGAAAAGTGAGATATCCGCCACCCAGCCATCGCCTGATTCATAAATATCTACATTAATTGCTGGAGCGAACACCATGGCAGGGTATTCGTATTTCAGTATCTCATTTTCCTGTGATATTGCCTCAAATGTTGTCAAGTCAAAAACGTCATAATAAAAATATGCAGCACTGCCAACACGATTTCCGTAGAATGCAATTATTTTATCTCCGGCAAGCATCAGATTTTTTGAGACATTATAGGTGGAATATCCTTTCCAAAAATATCCTGATTCAATTTCTCCTTCACGCAATAATTTAAGATTGCGATCAAAAACATAAATAGGACTTTTAGTTCCGTTCGGAGCATAGGATGTGATAACGATATGTTCGTCATCCACGCCAACTATCTCGAAAGCGAGACCGGGTTTGTCTTTATAAGCGACTGCCGGTCCATATACAACCTCCTGAGAAAAAATTAGTGTAGGGAATAATAGTAATGATAGAATTAAGTAACGCATAAGTTTTTTTTGAGTTGAGACGAAGATAAGTAAAAATCATAATGATTGATTTTTTTTGAAAGACAGGTACCACTATTTGTTGAGTACACCTCTACTGCACTAATGGAATAAATGTTGACATTATTGTTCCACCTAGAATATCAATTCTTCAGCTCACATCACAAAAAAAAATTTGGCAACACTGAGTATCGCTACTAAAAAAATTGGTACGAATAGCACCAACCCCAAATCAGTACCACCTATTCCACAATCTCAATCTTCTCAATTTTGTCTCCTTGGCGTATGCTGTCAAGTACATCAAGTCCTTCTGTTACGATGCCAAAGCATGTGTGATTGCCGTCAAGGTGTGCCGTGTTGCGACGACTGTGGCAAACGAAAAATTGTGATCCTCCGGTATTGCGTCCGGCGTGTGCCATAGAAAGTACTCCACGGTCATGATATTGTTTTTCTGCAGTTACTTCACAGGGAATAGTCCAGCCGGGTCCGCCGCTGCCTGTGCCTTTTGGGCATCCACCTTGAATGACAAAATCTGGTATGACGCGGTGCCAGGTGAGTCCGTTATAAAATCCTGACTTAGCTAATTTGGTGAAATTTTCTACCGTGATAGGTGTTTCTTTGTCGTATAAATCTGCAGACATAATTCCTTTGTTGGTGGTGATGATAGCTTTCATGTTTGTATTTATTTTTGATTTATTTTTCTCCTAAAGCGCGAATTATTTTTTTAACAAGTGAGTGTCTTATCACATCGTGTTCATCTAATTCAATGATTTCAATGCCACTGATTCCGCTAAGTTTTTTTATGGTTTCATTCAGCCCTGAAGTTTGATTTCTGGGCAAGTCAATTTGGGTTGCGTCACCGGTAATTACAAATTTTGCAGAGGCTCCCATGCGGGTGAGAAACATTTTCAATTGACTATAGGTACAGTTTTGGGCCTCATCTAAAATGACGAATGCTTTGTCTAAGGTTCGTCCGCGCATAAAAGCAAGTGGAGCAATTTGAATGACACCATTCTCTAAATGTTCTGCAAGTTTTTCAGTTGGAATCATATCGCGCAATGCATCATAAAGTGGTTGCAAGTAGGGATCCAATTTTTCTCGTAAATCGCCGGGAAGAAATCCAAGATTTTCACCGGCTTCAACCGCCGGTCTGGTAAGAACAATGCGTCGAACTTCTTTGTTTTTTAGCGCTCGCACAGCAAGTGCAACTGCGGTGTATGTTTTTCCTGTTCCTGCCGGTCCAAGGGCAAATACCATGTCGTTCTCAATACAAGCTTTAACCAGTTTGCGCTGATTAGGTGTGCGTGCCTTGATTTGGTTTCCCCCGTTGCCATGAACAATCACATCTCCTTCTTCAAGATATGATGCGGTATCATCTTTCTGAAGTAAAAGTGTTTCAATATTGCCATCACTTAAAGCGTTATATCTGTTGACATGCCGAATCATCAGTTCAAGTTTTTTCTCAAACTGTTCTATAACCTCAGTTTCGCCTGAAACTTTGATCAAATTATCACGAGCAACGAGCTTCAGTTTTGGAAAATACTTTCTGATTATTTTCAGTTTCTGATCGTTTACTCCAAATATTTCAATTGGCGCAATGCCGGTTATTTCAATTATTTTCTCGTGCAAGGTAAGTTCTTGTTGAAATGATGAGTATCTTGTTTTTTACTACTTTTGGTAAAAATACGGATTTTTCAAAACTTCTGTGATCAGATCACGGTCACAGTGATAAAAACGAGATGAAACTTGTCACACTGACATCTGACCTGGGGCTGGCTGATCATTATGTTGCCAATCTGAAAGGCTTATTGTATTCAGCGGTGAAGAGTATTGAAATTATTGACGTATCTCATTTAATTCAGCCGTTTAATATTGCTCAGGCAGCTTATTGCATCAATAATTGTTGGCAGGTTTACCCTAAAGGTACAGTTCATTTTTTATGTGTTGATAGTTTGCCTGTGATAAACATTGGTAATCCTGATCGCAATTTATACCCTGTAGTAATGAAATTGCAAGGCCATTATTTTGTTGGATGTGACAATGGAATTTTTTCTTTGATTGATAATTATCAGCAGGCTGAATCAATTATCAGAATTGATTTCAGTGCTGCGGGCTTAGAATTGAAAAATGCCAATAAATCTATTTATGTTCCTGCCATTCAAAAAATACTTGCGGGTGATTCATTGGATAAAATAGGTGAAGAGGTGACTCAGTTAAAACAAGTATTTGTGCCGCAACCGGTGGTAGAAAAAAATCTGATCAAAGGTGCTGTTGCGCATGTAGATAAATACGGCAATGCAATTTCAAACATCACAAAACAACTTTTTGAAACGGTAGGGCAGGGGCATCCTTTTATTCTTTATTTTAAAAATTCAGGATATTATATTGATCAGATATCTGATACATATAATGATGTTCCAATGGGAGAAAAGTTGGCATTATTCAACGAGAATGGCTTGCTTGAAATAGCCATCAATAAAGGCACACCGGGTAATGGCGGTGGTGCAGCAACTTTGTTGGGTATTGGTGAACGATCAACATTGCGCATTGAATTTCAGCCGCGCGGATCAAAAAATAGTCTTGAAGAATTGTTTTAATTCTAATCAAAGAATTTTTTTACCAGAAAAAAAAATCAATCAAGATTTTTAGAAGAAATAATTACCCGCCTCTTTTGAATTCACAATCAACACAGGTACACCTGATTTATTTGTGATCAAGCTTTGGGCAAAGGTGTCAAACTGTGGCAGCAAACTGTCACTGTGATATGAGAATGCAATAAGATTTGCTTTTTCTTTTAATGCGTACTCCACAATATCACTTGAAAAGCCTTTTACTTTAGGTATTACTTGAGCAACGTAACGGATATCTTTTTCTTTGAATTGTTTTGCAATCAATCCGCTATGCACTGCGCACTTTAGTTTTAGATTACTGTCTATTTTCTTTTCAGTGAGAATGTGTACTTCTGAGTTTGCCATTTTTGCCATACCACTGGTTACCTGTTCAATTTGCAGACTCTCTTGTGACTCATCAATAGGCACAACAATTTTTGAAAGATCAGTACCGGTATATTTTTGTTGAACAACCAGAAAAGGCACGTATGTACTAGTGATTACCTTGATTGCAAACGAGCCAAATAATTTTTGCATACCCACGGCTCCGTGTGTACCCATGATAATTAAGGTTGATTTTAATTCAGCCGCTTTTGATGCGATATCAGTAAAAATAGTACCTGATTTAATGTGATATCTCACATTCACTTCGGCCGGTTTGTCTTTCAGATTGCTGATGATTTTTTCAAACTGCGCTGTTACCTTAGTGCGATCTTTTTCATCTTTAACAACATGTAGCAAATCAACATCTGCTCCAATTACCTTAGCCAGTAAGATTGCATAATTCAACGCGTTATCACCAACGGCGGTAAAATCATGCGGAACAAGTAGTGAACGACGGTCCATAGTTTCGGTGTTTGACCGTAAAGATAACAAATTCAGTGAATGAACAATACATTCAAAAAAAAGCGGCACAGCCAGATGTGACCACGCATTCAGCATTATTTTGCAGCGTAATCAAGGCTTTAAATAGGCTTGTCAAGATGACGTTGAAAATTCATTTAAAGGACTAGTTATCCACTTATCCTAACCATCCACCTCTATCCAAACTTCTATACTGAATAGCCTCAGCCAAATGATGTGGTTGAATGTCCGGTGCATTTTCAAGATCTGCAATGGTGCGTGAAACTTTCAATATTCGCGCATACGATCGGGCAGATAAGCCCATTTTATCCATGGCATTTTTTAATAGCATTTGTCCGGCATCTGTAATGCTGCAATATTTTTCAAGCAATTGTGAACTGAGTTGTGCGTTATAATATATTCCCTTGTACTCTTTTAATCGTTCCGCTTGCAAATTTCTTGCGGCTATTACCCGATGTCTGATTCTTTCACTGCTCTCTCCTTTGCGCACATCAGATAGCTCTTCAAATTTTACTGCAGGCACTTCAATATGCAAATCTATTCTATCCATCAACGGACCTGAAATTTTTTGCAGATATCTTTTTACCACAATTTCAGGATCAGAGTTTGGATCATTAGCATCATAAAAATTTCCGGAAGGTGATGGATTCATAGATGCAACGAGCATAAACCCCGCGGGATACTCAACCGTCATTTTGGCGCGTGATATGGTGACAACCCGATCTTCAAGTGGCTGACGCATTACTTCTAATACTTGCCTTTTGTATTCAGGCAATTCATCTAAAAATAAAATTCCGTTGTGGGCAAGTGAAATTTCTCCGGGTTTTGGATTTGAGCCACCTCCTACTAATGCAACATCTGAAACCGTATGATGCGGAGAACGAAATGGTCTTGTCATGAGCAGGCCGTGATTTGCACCCACTAATCCGGCAACGGAATGAATTTTTGTTGTTTCAAGTGCTTCATCAACCGTAAGTGGAGGTAGAATAGTAGGCAACCGTTTTGCAAGCATAGTTTTACCTGAACCCGGCGGACCGACAAGAAGAATATTGTGACCACCTGCAGCAGCAATTTCCAATGCACGCTTCACATGTTCTTGCCCTTTTACATCTGAAAAATCCATAAGATAATTCAGTGTGCAATGATCTGCATTGACATGTTCAAAGCGGGTTGGTTGAATGTTGTGCGAGCCATTGAAAAAATCAACTGCTTCTTGAATGTTTTCAATTCCAATGATATCAATTCCATCAACAATAGCGGCTTCGTTGGCGTTTTTTTTGGGCAATACAAAACCTTTGTAGCCCAGTTCTCTTGCCTTAATTGCAATAGACAAAGATCCGCGAATAGATTGAAGACTTCCATCAAGAGAGAGTTCACCCATGATGACATATTTATCTACTTCATCACTTAATATTTGACCGCTGGCTGTTAAAATTCCAATTGCAATGGTTAAGTCATAAGCTGATCCTTCTTTGCGAATATCAGCCGGCGCCAGATTGATAGTAATCTCCTGCATGGGATATTTGAATGCAGAATTTGTAAAAGCAGCCTTGATGCGCTGATGACTTTCTTTAATAGCGCTGTCGGGTAAACCTACAATAAAAAAATTAATGCCTTTGCCAATGTTTGTTTCAACGGTAATTGGAATAGCTTCAATGCCATAGACCGCGCAACCATAAGTTTTTACTAACATAAGTTGTTTTCATAAAATCGTTTTGAATACTGGGGATCGTTTTGTCTTGATCTTTCAAGACAGTAAATGAATTCTATAAATGAGGTGGTCGCAATTTGCGACCACCTCTGGAGACTTCGATGTTCCTATGGTATCAAATTATTTAGGAACTTTAAACCCGATTTGTTTTCGTGGTGGTTTTGATATTATTTCTTCTTTAGTTTGCATGACTTCATCCATGTATTCAAATAGAAGTTCAATGCTTTTCGTATTTCCATTTGTTTCCCGACTTATTGCCTGAAGCATTGATTTTATTTCCTGAATTTCCTTGTTCGTTTGTCTGAACGAAACGAAAATTCGCATGATAGCGATATTGACTTGAATTGCTTTTTTACTGTTCAAAACACTTGAAAGCATAGCAATTCCTAGTTCTGTAAATGCATAAGGGAGCTTTCGCTTACCACCCCAACTTGAAGTCGCAATTTGCGACTTCAAGTTGTCATATTCATTCTGATTCAGCCGAAAGGCAAAGTCTTCGGGAAACCTATCTAAATTTCTTGTTAGCTGTTCATTGAGCCTTTTGGTAGGCACATCGTAAAGCTCTGCCAGATCGGCATCGATCATTACTTTTTGACCTCTGATGAAATAAATTTTGTTAATCACTAATTCATCTGTTAGCCTTGACTCCGCTGTGTTGATTTCCATTTTTTTATGATTTTTAGAGGTGGTCGCAAATTGCGACCACCTCTGGGTTGCTTTATATGACTGGGTTATCTGCGTATTGACTAGCTAAATTTGAGGTGACAATCTGATGCCTCAAATTTTTGAATCTCGATTCAGCACGATTATTTTTTATAGAGAAAAAATGAAATATCTCTACCATTAACTTGATGTCACAGATTGTGATATCAAATTTTTCTGATTGACAAAAGCTCAAATTTATCATGCAATTAGAACTCAAACTTGATACCGCAATTTGCGACTTCAAGTTAATAGACATTACAGAGTTGAATCTAAATACAAATACTTCAGGGATCTTAAAATCCATTCAGTTATTTAATAAAATCGTCTTGAGTAATTTGGATTGCGTTTTATGGCCAAGTAGTGACCAAAAATGAATTTGCCAGATTAACAATTTCAGAGCTAAGGTAACCAAAAGATTGGAGCAACCAAAAAAAATAATTGAAAACTTGTTCAGCTAAGTTTATACGTGAACCCAAAACTTGCTTGAAACAATATTAATGTAGGTGAATCATGTAAAGGTGAAAATGCGATACCTGTTCCAGAACTATGAAAAATCATGGTACCGGCTTCAACTTGCTCAAATAAAGTTATCCTAGCTGAGATTTTATGACTAAATCCAACTCCACATCTTAAATTAAATGATAGAATAGTATAACTGGGTACAATATAAGGAAGTACCACGCTAGACCAGCTAGCATCGTAATATCCAGTTTGAGTTTCTCGATGTTGCAAGAGTAATTCGCTACCAAGAAGTGTAAATGGCTGTAACCAAAGTTTATTGCCAAAATAGCGTTGCCATGAATATCCTAAAGAAACTAATTCGGCTCTACCTTCAAGACCATACAAAGTATCCATATCTTGCGGATAAAGGGCAGGATAAATAATAGTATCCTGATAGCTGTTCAATGATCCGTACCGTACGTATAAAATATGACTGTTATTGTTTGTATCACTTAGGTCAATACCACCGGCAATTACTGGACCCGTATTTTGATAATAATCAGCTATAATGGTAGGTGTCCACGAAAGTCTGGGAATATGCAACACCCCTAAGGAAAGAGAGACTGCCTTATTATAATTTCCCAAAAAAGTCTGGGCATTCCCCGAAATAAAATTTATAGAGAAAAAAACTAAAATGACCTGTTTCTTCATAGGGATATTTTAT
Proteins encoded in this region:
- a CDS encoding peptidylprolyl isomerase; its protein translation is MKAIITTNKGIMSADLYDKETPITVENFTKLAKSGFYNGLTWHRVIPDFVIQGGCPKGTGSGGPGWTIPCEVTAEKQYHDRGVLSMAHAGRNTGGSQFFVCHSRRNTAHLDGNHTCFGIVTEGLDVLDSIRQGDKIEKIEIVE
- a CDS encoding PhoH family protein, with protein sequence MHEKIIEITGIAPIEIFGVNDQKLKIIRKYFPKLKLVARDNLIKVSGETEVIEQFEKKLELMIRHVNRYNALSDGNIETLLLQKDDTASYLEEGDVIVHGNGGNQIKARTPNQRKLVKACIENDMVFALGPAGTGKTYTAVALAVRALKNKEVRRIVLTRPAVEAGENLGFLPGDLREKLDPYLQPLYDALRDMIPTEKLAEHLENGVIQIAPLAFMRGRTLDKAFVILDEAQNCTYSQLKMFLTRMGASAKFVITGDATQIDLPRNQTSGLNETIKKLSGISGIEIIELDEHDVIRHSLVKKIIRALGEK
- a CDS encoding SAM-dependent chlorinase/fluorinase; the protein is MKLVTLTSDLGLADHYVANLKGLLYSAVKSIEIIDVSHLIQPFNIAQAAYCINNCWQVYPKGTVHFLCVDSLPVINIGNPDRNLYPVVMKLQGHYFVGCDNGIFSLIDNYQQAESIIRIDFSAAGLELKNANKSIYVPAIQKILAGDSLDKIGEEVTQLKQVFVPQPVVEKNLIKGAVAHVDKYGNAISNITKQLFETVGQGHPFILYFKNSGYYIDQISDTYNDVPMGEKLALFNENGLLEIAINKGTPGNGGGAATLLGIGERSTLRIEFQPRGSKNSLEELF
- a CDS encoding universal stress protein: MDRRSLLVPHDFTAVGDNALNYAILLAKVIGADVDLLHVVKDEKDRTKVTAQFEKIISNLKDKPAEVNVRYHIKSGTIFTDIASKAAELKSTLIIMGTHGAVGMQKLFGSFAIKVITSTYVPFLVVQQKYTGTDLSKIVVPIDESQESLQIEQVTSGMAKMANSEVHILTEKKIDSNLKLKCAVHSGLIAKQFKEKDIRYVAQVIPKVKGFSSDIVEYALKEKANLIAFSYHSDSLLPQFDTFAQSLITNKSGVPVLIVNSKEAGNYFF
- a CDS encoding YifB family Mg chelatase-like AAA ATPase gives rise to the protein MLVKTYGCAVYGIEAIPITVETNIGKGINFFIVGLPDSAIKESHQRIKAAFTNSAFKYPMQEITINLAPADIRKEGSAYDLTIAIGILTASGQILSDEVDKYVIMGELSLDGSLQSIRGSLSIAIKARELGYKGFVLPKKNANEAAIVDGIDIIGIENIQEAVDFFNGSHNIQPTRFEHVNADHCTLNYLMDFSDVKGQEHVKRALEIAAAGGHNILLVGPPGSGKTMLAKRLPTILPPLTVDEALETTKIHSVAGLVGANHGLLMTRPFRSPHHTVSDVALVGGGSNPKPGEISLAHNGILFLDELPEYKRQVLEVMRQPLEDRVVTISRAKMTVEYPAGFMLVASMNPSPSGNFYDANDPNSDPEIVVKRYLQKISGPLMDRIDLHIEVPAVKFEELSDVRKGESSERIRHRVIAARNLQAERLKEYKGIYYNAQLSSQLLEKYCSITDAGQMLLKNAMDKMGLSARSYARILKVSRTIADLENAPDIQPHHLAEAIQYRSLDRGGWLG
- a CDS encoding ORF6N domain-containing protein, encoding MEINTAESRLTDELVINKIYFIRGQKVMIDADLAELYDVPTKRLNEQLTRNLDRFPEDFAFRLNQNEYDNLKSQIATSSWGGKRKLPYAFTELGIAMLSSVLNSKKAIQVNIAIMRIFVSFRQTNKEIQEIKSMLQAISRETNGNTKSIELLFEYMDEVMQTKEEIISKPPRKQIGFKVPK